In Plasmodium gaboni strain SY75 chromosome Unknown, whole genome shotgun sequence, the genomic window tttttttataagaataaatattaaaataacaaaaatatcgtattattatttcaatttatgtaaataaatatattaaatgtttaaaaaaaaaaaaaaaaataaaataataaaataattattaaataaaagtttatttataatatatatatatatattattatttatttaatggTTTTGAAATAAACTTGTTATTTCTCTTACCAAACCTTTTAACACATCCTCCGAATCattacttttattaaaCAAATCAAAGAGGTTTTTTATTGCCGACTCATCAACTTTTTTTACTTGCTTATTATCATTAGAACGTTCTTTTAATGATTGATATGCATCATTATCTCTTGTTAAATCAGCTGTTTCTTCTTTTTCGTTTTCCTTATCATTTGGTGTTTGatcattttcttctaaattttttttggtaGCTTCTGTATCACCCTCTTTTTGTTTTACTCCTTCTacttcttcttcttcttcttcttcttcttcttcttcatcttcTTCCTCTTCTACTTGTTCTTCTTCCTCTAATTCTATTTCATCCTCTACTTGTTGTTCTTCCTCTTTTTCTACTTCTTCTTCTTCCTCTAATTCTATTTCACCAACATCGATTGTGTACATTTCTTCTTCCTCCActtcttcattttcattGGCTATATTATCTCTGTCCCATGAAgttaaatttattaattctaagatatttttttttttttcatcttcagtgtatttattttttggAGAAAAATCACCAAATTCCCATCCCAATATACGATCGTAAGGAATATCATCTTTTGACGCACCATGGCGCTCATTATCTGTATTAATTTTTCCAGATTCCAATGATCTTTCTTCTTTCTCACCagataaattatttaatactTGACCTGTTCTATCTGCTTGATTACCTGAATTAGGAGAAATTGTACCTGAATGAGTGGAATCACTTCTTCGAGGTATTTCATTTTGAGATACGCTTAATTCACGTTGTCCTGTTCCACTTTGTAACCCATCATTTGCAGCTCCATCAGTTTGTGAATTGTCATTAGAATTAGAAATTTCATGAGATGTTGTTGTAACACTACcttgaaaatattttccttcatatatatctttatatatattgttgTTCTTTTCAATTTCTTCAAGTATACATTTTAAATCTTTATTCTGGAAATAACATTCATTACAGTATTCTTTTAGATATGTCTCAGGTAATAAACCTTTTGAACCACTATAAGCATctttttcaatattataatattcaaCAAATAAATTCCATTCGTTTTTCCTTGAATTAACCaaattttcatattctttaaatatacCTTTGCAAATATCATCACGAGTTATACCACCATTTACTACTTTATTATGAGgtttattttcaaaattatGGCAAACtgattttaataattctctgtatttttttaattctttaCAGATATATGTTCCCCATTCTCTGAACCAACGAAAAAATTGAGGAAcattatcaatattattgtATCCTGGACaaattttttcatctttttttctattatatttacaCATCATTGCATCCCaaatatcatttttattattttccCACCATGAATTTCTTCCGATAATATCTAGACCTGTTCGGTctttgtttatttttttctcaaATATATCTTTCACGTTATTCATAAGAAAATCATCCATAATATCATTTCCTTTGATTATATTTCCAATATCAGCAAAACTATATCTCATAGCTTCGAGTGCATATTCAGGTTCCTTCGAATACATTTCAACTAATAATTTACCTTCAGTAGATGCAATGTTTATAAGTTCCTTTTTGAATTTTTCCCTATCGGTTATACCATTCCttctcttttttatatttccaaaacataattttcttcttcttgCTGGAGACGGAACACGTTTGTACTGACCTGAGGAATGTTTTGCTATTGTACTGATCCAATTGTTTCTTTCTTCAAAATTTTTCTTAGGGCAATGAGGAACAGAAACAAGAGATTCACAAAATTTATCAACAGGACATTTATTCAAACCACCTTGTAGTGGTGAATTTTCAGAAAAAGTAAGTCCTCCACCGAAAGCACTACCATCATTAAATCCACTATTAGTAACACTAAGACCATCAGTAGTATCGTTCCCAATTACACCGATATCTTTAGATTTTACGTGGTTATGATCACCTAAAGTTTTAATTACTGAAATTTCCTCATCTTGAATTTTTGGATCATGCGAATTTTCATTTGCTACTTCAATATGTTCTTGAGAAGTATTGGGGAGTTTATCTTTATGAGGATTGCTTATTATATCTTGATTATTGttttcataatttaaataataattatcacCTATAACgaaattattatcttctACATTTCCATAGTCAAACGTAGAGACATTATTTCTCAAATAATTGCTGCTTGCGTTTACCCCAAAACACctagtatatatatttacataaatatCTATATGCAAgcaaaataaataaaatataatatatctatgatttatcattttttttaattaataagaatatatatatatatatatatatactaatatataaatttactaataatataggtttaaattacatatttttaaaatattcaatattatatatatatatatatatatatatcaaatacAATTAATCATTTATACGAATACAATATTTGTTTTCACATTTCACGAAACaagaaacaaaaatattctataaatatatatgtaataattaagaaatgagaaaaagtattaatatattataaatataaaactaaatataaataataaaaaaaaaaaaaaaatactgttagataataaaataataataaatgaaaacatatatatatatatatatatatatatataatataaatatttataaattctaaaattatttaataaaattaataatttaattttattaaacTCACCTTTTTAATGATATACgtttgttatatataataaaatttgCTAAGAATTAATTGCAAATTTAATTTACAATAATTCATTAAATTTTCCTTGAAAAGAAGTGcaattataatattaattttttaagGAGATTCCTAATTAAATCTATTAATTTagtttattttattctaAACGTTACAATAATTTCCTTATTTCAAAAAGACATTTAATCTCCATTCATTTTGTGCATTAAcacattttattaatatgaatagAATAGATAACATCCAAAATGATTTTTTagaattataatatatggttcaataatatattatttattttctttttttaagaaaaagaaaatatattcatgtaacaaattaaataatCTAGTATATCGTTACAtgtatttaaatatttgaaAGAACGCTCgtaaaagtatatatttaaattaatattataattatatttttaaaaaaaataataaagagagaaaaacaacaaaagataataatagataaaaaaattaatttatttaacTGCATGATTCAACTAAATTATCTATACTCTAGGTGcattttaaaattatcaaTTAAAGAAAAGGTAACGAATTAACcataatgaagaaatattatttcgGAATCTCTAcagataataatttttatttatattctatttttatatataaatgaaatataatatacttCTCCATAATTAGAATTAACCTTAtttatcataaatataatttaattggattatttaattttcgggatataaatattttcttgaacattacatatatataatattatataattaatgttgtcattatattatatatatatattccttttaAATCGTgcaaataaaaattattaaataaacatacatttatatattatcaattattaaatttaattattttttatttttttttttaattaatttcGTTTCCtaagaaaattttatattatattatataatttaatttcACAATTTATgttaagaaaaaaaaaagtaataaatCGTTATTGGCATAATACGGagtttttattttgtttcttctatttataatttatttgttaatttttatttaatagtaattttattaaattgACAATTTCATATAATGCATAATGTAAATTCAActaaatattaatttagataaaataataattaatttataaaacaCAACTCTATAATTAAACctaatataatattaataaaaatacacaacttgtttataatttttaatttaaataaaatttatattatatcataaattaaataattattttatattataaatgtattatattataaaataataaaacatgaacaaaaaactaataatatatata contains:
- a CDS encoding duffy binding-like merozoite surface protein, producing MINHRYIIFYLFCLHIDIYVNIYTRCFGVNASSNYLRNNVSTFDYGNVEDNNFVIGDNYYLNYENNNQDIISNPHKDKLPNTSQEHIEVANENSHDPKIQDEEISVIKTLGDHNHVKSKDIGVIGNDTTDGLSVTNSGFNDGSAFGGGLTFSENSPLQGGLNKCPVDKFCESLVSVPHCPKKNFEERNNWISTIAKHSSGQYKRVPSPARRRKLCFGNIKKRRNGITDREKFKKELINIASTEGKLLVEMYSKEPEYALEAMRYSFADIGNIIKGNDIMDDFLMNNVKDIFEKKINKDRTGLDIIGRNSWWENNKNDIWDAMMCKYNRKKDEKICPGYNNIDNVPQFFRWFREWGTYICKELKKYRELLKSVCHNFENKPHNKVVNGGITRDDICKGIFKEYENLVNSRKNEWNLFVEYYNIEKDAYSGSKGLLPETYLKEYCNECYFQNKDLKCILEEIEKNNNIYKDIYEGKYFQGSVTTTSHEISNSNDNSQTDGAANDGLQSGTGQRELSVSQNEIPRRSDSTHSGTISPNSGNQADRTGQVLNNLSGEKEERSLESGKINTDNERHGASKDDIPYDRILGWEFGDFSPKNKYTEDEKKKNILELINLTSWDRDNIANENEEVEEEEMYTIDVGEIELEEEEEVEKEEEQQVEDEIELEEEEQVEEEEDEEEEEEEEEEEVEGVKQKEGDTEATKKNLEENDQTPNDKENEKEETADLTRDNDAYQSLKERSNDNKQVKKVDESAIKNLFDLFNKSNDSEDVLKGLVREITSLFQNH